The Rhodococcus sp. ABRD24 genome contains the following window.
GCTCGATGACGGCCTTCTTGGCGTCTGCGACGTTCAGGCCGTTGAGGTAGTCGCTGTTCACCAGCGGACCGTCACCGGTGTACGCGGCCTCGGTGACGTCGCCACCGGAGATGACCTCGACAATGTCCAGGCCGAACGCGGTCGCGAACTCCCAGTCCCGGTGGTCGTGTCCCGGAACCGCCATGATGGCGCCGGTGCCGTACCCGGTGAGCACATAGTCGGCGGTGAACACCGGAACCTTGTTCCCGTTCACCGGGTTGACCGCGTAGGAGCCGAGGAAGACGCCGGTCTTCTCCTTGTTCTCCTGGCGCTCGAGGTCGGTCTTGGCGGCAATCGCCTTGCGGTACGCGGCCACGGCCTCGGCCGGGGTGGCCGCGCCACCGGTCCAGCGCGGGTCGACACCCTCCGGCCACTCCGCGTCGACCAACTGGTCGACCAACTCGTGCTCGGGGGCCAGCGTCACGTATGTGGCGCCGAACAGCGTGTCCGGGCGGGTGGTGAACACCTCGATGTCGTGGCCGTTGGAATCGAACTTCACCTGAGCGCCGTGCGAGCGCCCGATCCAGTTGCGCTGCATGGACTTGACCTTCTCCGGCCAGTCCAGGTACTCGAGGTCGTCGACCAGGCGGTCGGAGTACGCGGTGATGCGCATCATCCACTGCTGCAGGTGCTTACGGAACACCGGGAAGTTGCCGCGCTCGCTGCGGCCATCCGAGGTGACCTCCTCGTTGGCCAGCACGGTGCCCAGACCGGGGCACCAGTTGACCATCGAATCCGAGTGGTACACCAGGCGATACGAGTCCAGTACCGTAGCGCGTTCGACAACGTCCAGCGACGCCCAGTCGCGGCCGTCCTCGAGAGTGCGCTCGCCCGAAGCGAACTCCGCCTCGAGCTCGGAGATGCGGCGCGCCTTGCCCTGAGCCGTGTCGTACCACGCGTTGTAGATCTGCAGGAAGATCCACTGCGTCCAGTGGTAGAAGTCGACGTCCGTCGTCGCGACGGAGCGCCGCTCATCGTGGCCGAGACCCAGGCGGCGCAGCTGACGCTGCATGTTCGCGATGTTGGCCTCGGTGGTGGTACGCGGATGCGTGCCCGTCTGCACCGCGTACTGCTCGGCCGGCAAACCGAACGCGTCGTACCCGAGGGTGTGCAGGACGTTGTGGCCCTGCATGCGGTGATAGCGCGCGAAGACGTCGGTGGCGATGTAGCCGAGCGGGTGGCCTACGTGCAGACCTGCACCCGACGGATAAGGGAACATGTCCTGCACGAACAGCTTGTCGGCGGGCACTGCGGCCGCGGCGCCCGTCGCTCCGCTCGGCGCAGGCGCCAGCGGACCTACCGGATTGGGGGCGTTGAACGTCCCGCGCTCGCTCCACAGGTCCTGCCAGCGCTGCTCGATCCGCCCGGCAAGCTCCGCGGTGTAGCGGTGCTGCGGCGTCGAGTCGTCCGGGGCGGGGGCGTTCTGCACTGGCTCGGTCACTGTGGTCGCTATCTACTTGGATGACGGGAATTCCGTCAACCAGGGTAAAGCGTCGGCGAACCCCGACGACAGCCAGTTGCACCCAGGAACACCTGCCAGTCCAGCCGTCCGTATCGTAGAGGCGTGGTCATCGTTGCGCTCGTGCTGTTCGTCGCCGCTGTCGCCCTCGCTGGACTGGGCATCGCTGCAGTAGCTGGACGCCTGCCGCGCAACCGGTGGGCCGGAGTGCGCACCCCTCAATCCCTACGCGACGACGAGACATTTGCGCTGGCCAACAAGGTCGCGGCCCCCAGCATGCTCGGCGGCGCCGGCGTGCTGGCCATCGGTGGTGTCGCCACCCTGATCCTGCCCACCGTGGCCGGGGTCATCGCGGCGATCGTCGTGGTTGTCGCCGCCCTGTTCACCGTCGCGGCCGGAGGCACGCTCGGCTCCAAGGTTGCGGGCGCGGTGCCCGACACGAGCGGTTGCGGCACGTCCTGCGGTGCCTGCAGCCTCAAGGGCGCGTGCGAACCGGCCTGACTGGTTGAATCCCCGGTGTGACCTCACCCATACCGGGCGCTTTCCCACAGCCCGCCCCGCGCATGATCGACCCGGCCGGTGTCCTCTTCGGGATCATCGTCCCCGGGCTCGTCGCGATCGGCGGTGTAGTGCTGACGCACCTGCTCGGGCCGCGGCTACCCGCCGAGATAGCCACTCACTGGTCCGGTAACTCCCCGGACGGCTTAACCACCCCTTCTGCCAGCGCGTCGGCGTTTGCGCTCGTCACGGTCCTCGTCGGCGGCGGCAGCTGCGCGATCGCATCCCTCGCTCAGGCCCAGCTGATGATGCGCCGGGTGATGCTCGTGGTCGGGCTCACGGTCGTGGGACTGATGTCGGCACTGCAGGTGACGATGCTGATCAGCCAGCTCGACCTGGAGTCGGTAGCGGATGTACGACTACCGATGGAATCCCTGGCCCTCGGCGTTGTGCTGGGCGCGATCGTCGGCATGCTCGGGGCCGCGTCGCTGCAGGACTTCCGGATCCGTACCGCCGCCAGCGAACCGCCCCCTGCCGATCTGCCCCGGTGCCCCGTCGAGGCACCGATCGTCGACCAGGTGGGGGTGAGCGCGGGCGGAACGGCAGTCCTGGCGCTGATCGTCGCGGCGCCGGCAGTGGGCGTGTGTCTGTGGGCAGACAAGTGGTGGCCGCTGGCGGTATTCCTGCCCACCGCCGCGCTGCTCCTGGCGCTCCTGCGGTTCCGGGTCGTCGTGGACGACGCCGGGATCCGGGTCCAGAACATGGGAATGACGGTGCTCGACTACGGCGTCGAGGAGGTCGTCGGCGCCCGCGTGGAAGTCGTGCGCCCCTTCGACGATTTCGGCGGCTGGGGACTGCGAACGAAGAGCCGCGGCAACTACGGCGTCGTCACCCGGACGGGACCGGCGCTGGTCCTGACGACGGCGTGCGGCCAGCGTCTGACCGTCACCAGCCCGCGGGCCGAGGAGATGGCCGGCACCCTCAATACCCTCGCCGACGCTCGGCTCCGGCACGCCTGAACAGTCCACGCTCGAACAGTCACGGCGCGCCCACTTCGAGGTGCCCGGATCTCAGAACGCAGACGCCCGGATGGCCTCCATCAATGCCGCCTCGGGTTTGTTGGGCGTACTGGCCCTGGTGAGCAGCACGAACTCGACGTAACCAGGGTCCGGCAGGCCCAGCCGCTCGCCGACCGGTCGCAGCTCGGACGGCAACAGCGCGTTGGCGTGCACTATGACACCGAGGCCCGCGACGACCGCCGCCCGCAGTCCCGCCCGGCTGTTCACCAGGCATGTGATGCGGCTGGGTAGACGGGCCCTCTCGAGTGCCCCCAGCGCACACACCCTGGTGATGCTGGGCGGGGGATAGGCCACCAAGGGCACCGGCAACGCGGGATCCCACTCCGACTCGGCCGTCCCACCCCACACCAGCCGGTCCCGCCAGACCAGGTCGCCGTGCGTCTCCCCGGCCCGACGCATCACGAAGGCGAGGTCCAGGTCACCGGCCCGCAGCTGCGCATGCACCGTCCGGCTCAGCCCCACCGTCAGCTGCAGGTCCACCAGGGGGTGGCTGCGCCGGAACTCCCGCAGGATCTGCGGCAGCCCCTTGGCGATGAGGTCCTCCGCGGCCCCGAATCGCAGCCGCCCGGTCAGCGTCGACCCGGCGAAGTAGCGACTGGCCTGTTCCTGCGCGTCGAGGATCGATCGGGCGAACCCGACCATCGCGGTGCCGTCGGCGGTCAGTTCCACCGTGTGAGTGTCGCGGCTGAGTAGCTCGCGCCCGGCTGCACGCTCGAGCCGGGCGATGTGCCCGCTCACCGTCGACTGGCGCAGACCTAGCCGACGGGCGGCCGCAGTGAACCCGCCTTCCTGCTCGACCGCGAGGAACGTCTTGAGCAATACCGGATCGAACATGCTCTCTGAATATCACGAAACGTGATCACAGTTAACGCGTCGAACGACTTTCGTGATCAAAGTCAGGCGATATACCGTTAACCGGTGAAGTTTCTGAGCAGGTTCTACATCGACGGATTCATCCTGTCGATCATCACCGTGGCGATCCTGGGGAGCCTTTTCCCCGCCTCCGGAACTGCCCAGACGGTCCTCGACTGGACGACCAAAATCGCGATCGGCGTGCTGTTCCTGCTGTTCGGCGCCCGGCTGTCCCCCGCGGAAGCGTTCCAGGGGCTCAAGCACTGGAGGCTGCACTCCATCGTGTTCGCGGCAACGTTCGTGCTGTTCCCACTCATCGGCCTGGCTCTACGGATCCTGGTGCCCACCGTCATCACCGACGAGATTTACACCGGCATCCTGTACCTGTGCCTGGTCCCCTCGACGGTGCAGTCGTCGATCGCGTTCACCTCGATCGCGAGGGGCAACGTCGCCGGCGCCATCGTCAGCGCATCGCTGTCCAACCTGCTCGGCGTGTTCGTCACCCCACTGCTGGTAATCCTGCTGATGAACACCCCCGGCGAGGCCACGGTCAACTTCTCGTCGGTGATCAACATCGTGCTGCAACTGCTGCTGCCGTTCATGATCGGTCAACTGATCCGGCCGCTGGTGATCGACTGGCTGACGAAGTACGCCGAGCCGACCAAGCTCGTCGACCGCAGCTCGATCCTGCTGGTGGTCTTCTCCGCGTTCAGCGAATCCATGAACGAGCACATCTGGAGCACCGTCACCGTTGTCGAGATCGCCGTGGTGGTCGCGGTGTGCTGCGGCATCCTCGCAGCCGTCCTCGGTATCACCGCGTTCGCAGGAAAGCGGCTCGGATTCTCGCTGCCGGACCAGATCGTCATCATCTTCTGCGGTTCCAAGAAGAGCCTCGCCACCGGGCTACCGATGGCATCGGTCCTGTTCGCCGGCCAGCCGGTGGGCCTGATCGTGCTCCCGCTGATGATCTTCCATCAGATCCAGCTCATCGTGTGTGCGGCACTCGCGCAGCGGTACGCGAAACGTATTGACCCGGAATCCGTCACGAGCTGACCGAACCTCTCGCTTCGCACGCGAAGCGGCTCGCCTTCCGGTTCAATGGTGACGATCCGCTCGCCGATCCGGCCGAGTGCGTGCGATCGAAAGCTACGGAGGCGAACGTGAGCAAGCACCACCA
Protein-coding sequences here:
- the leuS gene encoding leucine--tRNA ligase, encoding MTEPVQNAPAPDDSTPQHRYTAELAGRIEQRWQDLWSERGTFNAPNPVGPLAPAPSGATGAAAAVPADKLFVQDMFPYPSGAGLHVGHPLGYIATDVFARYHRMQGHNVLHTLGYDAFGLPAEQYAVQTGTHPRTTTEANIANMQRQLRRLGLGHDERRSVATTDVDFYHWTQWIFLQIYNAWYDTAQGKARRISELEAEFASGERTLEDGRDWASLDVVERATVLDSYRLVYHSDSMVNWCPGLGTVLANEEVTSDGRSERGNFPVFRKHLQQWMMRITAYSDRLVDDLEYLDWPEKVKSMQRNWIGRSHGAQVKFDSNGHDIEVFTTRPDTLFGATYVTLAPEHELVDQLVDAEWPEGVDPRWTGGAATPAEAVAAYRKAIAAKTDLERQENKEKTGVFLGSYAVNPVNGNKVPVFTADYVLTGYGTGAIMAVPGHDHRDWEFATAFGLDIVEVISGGDVTEAAYTGDGPLVNSDYLNGLNVADAKKAVIERLEAEGVGKGTIQYKLRDWLFARQRYWGEPFPIVYGADGVAHPLPESALPVELPEVEDYAPVSFDPNDASSEPSPPLAKASDWVNVELDLGDGLQVYRRDTNVMPQWAGSSWYQLRYIDPTNTEQFVAPENEAYWTGPRPDIHGPNDPGGVDLYVGGVEHAVLHLLYSRFWHKVLFDLGYVSSSEPYRRLYNQGYIQAYAYTDARGVYVPADEVTEEDGKFFYQGAEVKREYGKMGKSLKNSVAPDQICDEYGADTLRVYEMSMGPLDTSRPWATKDVIGAHRFLQRAWRVVVDEETGDLRVTDAEASEDTLRALNKAIAGVGEDYAALRDNTAVAKLIEYTNHLTKEYPAGAPRAAVEPLVLMMGPVAPHLAEELWSRLGHTESLAHGPFPTADEKWLALDTVEYPIQVNGKVRSRISVAADAAREDIEKIALADEKIVALMNGEDPRKVIVVPGKMVNIVK
- a CDS encoding SdpI family protein, producing the protein MVIVALVLFVAAVALAGLGIAAVAGRLPRNRWAGVRTPQSLRDDETFALANKVAAPSMLGGAGVLAIGGVATLILPTVAGVIAAIVVVVAALFTVAAGGTLGSKVAGAVPDTSGCGTSCGACSLKGACEPA
- a CDS encoding DUF1648 domain-containing protein, with amino-acid sequence MIDPAGVLFGIIVPGLVAIGGVVLTHLLGPRLPAEIATHWSGNSPDGLTTPSASASAFALVTVLVGGGSCAIASLAQAQLMMRRVMLVVGLTVVGLMSALQVTMLISQLDLESVADVRLPMESLALGVVLGAIVGMLGAASLQDFRIRTAASEPPPADLPRCPVEAPIVDQVGVSAGGTAVLALIVAAPAVGVCLWADKWWPLAVFLPTAALLLALLRFRVVVDDAGIRVQNMGMTVLDYGVEEVVGARVEVVRPFDDFGGWGLRTKSRGNYGVVTRTGPALVLTTACGQRLTVTSPRAEEMAGTLNTLADARLRHA
- a CDS encoding LysR substrate-binding domain-containing protein, yielding MFDPVLLKTFLAVEQEGGFTAAARRLGLRQSTVSGHIARLERAAGRELLSRDTHTVELTADGTAMVGFARSILDAQEQASRYFAGSTLTGRLRFGAAEDLIAKGLPQILREFRRSHPLVDLQLTVGLSRTVHAQLRAGDLDLAFVMRRAGETHGDLVWRDRLVWGGTAESEWDPALPVPLVAYPPPSITRVCALGALERARLPSRITCLVNSRAGLRAAVVAGLGVIVHANALLPSELRPVGERLGLPDPGYVEFVLLTRASTPNKPEAALMEAIRASAF
- a CDS encoding bile acid:sodium symporter family protein, whose translation is MKFLSRFYIDGFILSIITVAILGSLFPASGTAQTVLDWTTKIAIGVLFLLFGARLSPAEAFQGLKHWRLHSIVFAATFVLFPLIGLALRILVPTVITDEIYTGILYLCLVPSTVQSSIAFTSIARGNVAGAIVSASLSNLLGVFVTPLLVILLMNTPGEATVNFSSVINIVLQLLLPFMIGQLIRPLVIDWLTKYAEPTKLVDRSSILLVVFSAFSESMNEHIWSTVTVVEIAVVVAVCCGILAAVLGITAFAGKRLGFSLPDQIVIIFCGSKKSLATGLPMASVLFAGQPVGLIVLPLMIFHQIQLIVCAALAQRYAKRIDPESVTS